The Filimonas lacunae genomic sequence ATACGAGAAACAAAAGCCCGCTGTAAAACTGTGGAATCCCGCTACCGCTGCACAGCTCACTACCGAAACCTACAACAAAGCATTTCTGCAATCCTTTGCTGTAAAACAGGTAGCTGTATGGAACGAAACAGATTCGGTGGCAAGGTTACCCAAACTCAAAGAAATATATCAGAACGATATAGCTTTCTTTGATGAAGAAGGCAGCACTAATGGCATTGCCAGCTTAAACGCCCGCATCAGCAAACTGCAACAACAGAACGCCCGTTTCAAATTCAGCCTTATTAAAATAGACAACAGCAATAACATGGTAAGATATTACTGGAACTACGGCCCGGCTTCCAAACCCAACCTCATTTCCGGAATGGATCTGATTATACTGGAAGGTGGCAAAATACGCACCCTGAATGTATTCCTGGATAAGTTACCGCCTGCTGCCAAATAAGCGACATAAGCTGTAAACACACTTGATCTATATCAAATAATAACTTACCAAATATCATAGCTCAAAGCGCCTGTTCGCAGGAACTTTGAGCTATTAAAACGATATAACATGTCAACTCCATCACAATTACTACAGGATTACCTACGCTTTGTTAGCGAAGGCAAAGCACAACAGGCTTTTGAATTATTTGCCGAAGACGGCGCAATAGAGCTGCCTTATCTTAACAGCATTGGCGCTCCTCATCGCTGGGCGGGCAAAGAAACCCTGCAAGCCTTTTTCAAGGGATTTCCAGCCAGTTTTCCCAATTTCCACTTTAAAGATATCGTCATCCATATAGAAACCGATACTCAGGCATTTGGCGAATACCACGCAGAAGCCACCCGCAACGGGCAGCCTTACCAACAACACTACATGGGCCGACTGGTAGCAGAAAATGGCAAAATAAAGCTGCTGCGCGAAGCGTTAGATATGTCGCAGGTGATTAACACCGCGCCAAAAGCAAAATAAGTGGCTGTAATTGACATTTGTCAATGCACAATTTGTTCTCTTGCGCCAAATTTGGGATATGCAACAGAATCCCATTTTCATCATACCTCTTTTGTCACATGGGATAACACAGGCGTTATCCCATGCTGGCAACAGCCACCCGGCCAATAGTGCCCGGGCTTTCCCCTATCCCCGCCAGGTATCCTGCACCACGTACACCGCAGGCAATCACCTGCATCAACAGCAACAATTCTGGTTATCTTTACCGCGTTAGCACTACTGCATATGGGGAAACGTTTGATGATATTGTTATTGGGTATATCCTGTTTTTTTACCAGCAACGCACAGATGTCGGGCCTGGCATCGGGAACGCCTGCCCTCCTGCAACAGATTCCACGCCTTTCCACCGACACCGCCCGGATAACTGCCCTGCTTAAAGCAGCGGACTATTATCTTTTTAAAGCGGATATTATCGGGCAGGACGATTCTGCACAACATTACCTGGAGCAGGCACGCCTGCTGAATTTCGCCCATCATATCCCCTATGCCGAAAATCATATTCAGCTGTTAAAAACCTTTATCAACGGCAATAGCGGCACGCTGTCCCCTACCACCTACCAGGCACATATTGCACGCTTTCAGCAAACAGGCGATAAAGCCAATGAACGACTGGCCTGGCAGCTGCTGGGCGAAAGCATCCGAAACCAGCAAATGGATTCTCTCGAGCTTTCCGCTTATACCCATGCCCGGCTTTTGGCACAACAGCAGGGCGATAAGGAGCAGGAACTACACAGCCGCGCTTCCATTGCCCAAATGTACCTGGATGCACACAAAGGAGACACTGCGCAAATACTGCTGCAAAAGATCATTACAGAAGCCACCCCTTACCCGGGCCCGTTAACCAACGCCTACGACCACCTGGCCACCTATTTTCTCAACAGCGGTAAAATAGATAGCGCCCTCTTCTACTCCCTCCGGTCAGAGCACATTAAAGTAAGCACAGGCGACACCACTTATATCACCAATTCGTACAACCTGCTATGCCGGATATACTATGTGCTGAAAGAACATGAACAAGCTATTATATGGAACAGAAAAGCCCTGAACCATTGTTTGTGGACCAAAAAATACGGCATAGTAATGCCCATTCTGAGTTCCATAGTAGCCGATATGCTGGAACTGAAAAAAGCCCCGGCGGCCTTGCGCATGATGGACAGCATTGTACCCCATATACCCATTACAACTGCCGAAGACAAACGCCTGTATCATAAAACATACGGGAAAATATATTTTACACTCGGCAACTATAAGCAGGCAGAAACCCAATATTACCAGGCCATTCATTATGGCATAGCGGAAGGATTGAAATATTCCACCGATGCCAAAGGATCGGACTACCGGGCGCTGGGCATCATCTATTACCATACAGGCCAATACGCACGCTCTCACCTGTACCTGGATAGCGCCTTGCAAACCTGGCAACCATCCGGGCGGCAGGATTTTCTGTTACAGATACATAAAGATCTTTGCCAAACCGATTCTGCCCTGGGCGATTTCCGGTCGGCCATGCTGCATTTACGCTCCGCCAATGAAATTTCCCTGATCCTGTACGATAAAGACCGCGACAAAACGATTGAACAACTCAATTTCCAGTATAAGACCGAGGAACGCGAGAAAGATGTGCAGCTGCTACAGAAAGAGCAGTTACTGGATCACCAGCAGTTGTCAAGCGCCCGCACTATACGTAACTGGATAATAGCCGCATCGCTGCTATTAATGCTATTGGCCATTCTTCTCTATCGCCAAAGCAGGCACAGACGCAACACCAATGCAGTGATCACCCAAAAGAACGCCTTACTGGAAAAGCTGCTGGAAGAAAAGAAATGGTTATTAAAAGAAGTACACCACCGCGTAAAAAACAACCTGCACACCATTGTAAGCCTGCTGGAATCGCAGGCCGCATTTTTAGATAAAGAAGCCTTGCAAGCGGTGGAAAAAAGCCAGCACCGCGTATATGCCATGAGCCTGGTACACCAAAAGCTGTACCGGCAGGATGAGTTACGCACCATTGACATGAGTGTGTACATGCGTGAATTTGTGCAGTACCTTGCAGAGAGTTTTGGCAATCCATCACATATCCATTTCTCCACCCATACCGAAAACATAGCGCTGGATGTAACCCGCGCCATTGCCGTAGGCATGATCACCAATGAAGCAGTTACCAATGCGATGAAATATGCTTTCCCCGATCATACACGGGGTGAGATCAATGTAACGTTGGTACAAAAGGCACAAACCATCATCCTTACCATAGCCGACAATGGCATTGGTATGATGCTACAGGGCAGCAATGCAGAGATTAACTCGCTGGGAATGGAATTGATGAAAGGCTTTGCCCGCGACCTGGATGGCAGCATTCAGTTTGATAACCGGTTGGGTACCGTCATCACCTTATCCTTTCAGGCCGAAGATGCAGCAATAGCAGCACCATTGCCAAAGATGGATATAGATAAAATGTAGACATGAAAACAAGAATCCTTATCGTTGAAGACCAATCCGTAGAAGCCAATAATCTAAAAATCATCCTGCAAAAAGCAGGCTATCATGTTTGCAGCATTGCCATATCTGTAGCTCAGGCATTGGTGATACTGGAAAATGAAAAGCCCGACCTGGCCCTGCTGGACATCCAGTTAAAAGGAAACCAGACGGGCATTGACCTGGCACATATGCTTGCCGCGCGCAACATCGCTTTTATATTCCTCTCCGCCAATTCTGATGCCGCTACTTTAAAACTCGCTAAAGAAAGCTGTCCCTACGGCTTTCTGTTAAAACCCTTTCGCCAGAAGGAAGTGCTGGTAATGATGGATGTGGCCTTTTACCTGCACCAGCAAAAGCAGGAACAGTCACTTACCGCCCCACGCAGGCAACCTGCCCGCACCAAACCCGGCTACGAAAACATACTGGGCGAAAGCGCTGCGATGAAATCGGTGTTCAGTCAATTGGAAATTGTGTCGCAAACAGATACCTCTGTGCTTATCCTGGGCGAAAGCGGCACGGGCAAGGAATTAATAGCCAATGCCATACACCGCCTGAGTAAACGCAGCCATAAGCCTTTTGTCATTGTCAACTGCGGCACGCTTCCAGCCAATCTGATTGAGTCGCAATTGTTCGGCCATGAAAAGGGAGCATTTACAGGTGCTTACGAAAAACAGATAGGAAAGTTTGAGCAGGCAGATGGCGGCACTATCTTCCTGGATGAAGTGGGCGAGCTACCTGTAGACCTGCAGGTAAAGTTTCTGCGGGTATTGCAGGAAAGGGAAATAGAACCTATTGGTGGCAAACGCAAGCCCATTCATGTGCGTGTGATAGCTGCCACCAACCGCAACCTGGAAGAGGAAATGGCAGCCGGCCGGTTCCGGATGGATCTGTATTACCGCTTAAACATCTTCCCCATCCACATGCCCCCTTTGCGGGAAAGGCGCGAAGACATTATTGCCTTAGCCGAACATTTTGTAGCACAGCTGGCAGCCCGCGAAAGAAAGCACATTGAAGGCCTTTCTGATGCCGCTAAAGAATCCCTGCTATCTTACCACTGGCCCGGCAATATCCGCGAACTGCAAAACATGATGGAACGCAGTGTGCTGTTATGTACCAGCACCCTTATCCCCTCTATCCCTTTGGCAGCTACGCATTCCTCAAGGATAAAATCATCCGATACGCTAAAAACCTTTTCCGAAAACGAGCGGGATCATATACTGGCCGTATTGGAAAAAACACAATGGAAGATATTTGGCCCCGGTGGCGCGGCAGAGTTATTGGAATTAAACGGTTCTACCCTGCAATCAAAAATGAAAAAGCTGGGCATTGAAAAACGCATTACGCAAAAGTAACATCCTACTTTCCCAGTTGCCTGAGTAGCATGCTATAGGGAATGTAGCAATGATAGGAGATAATTTTTCCATCTTCCAGCGACAATATTTCGCAACACGGCACATGAATGTTTTTCCCTGCAGGTTCTATAATACCCCAGGGCAACACCAATGGCCCCTGTTGCGTTCCATTTA encodes the following:
- a CDS encoding sigma-54-dependent transcriptional regulator, with product MKTRILIVEDQSVEANNLKIILQKAGYHVCSIAISVAQALVILENEKPDLALLDIQLKGNQTGIDLAHMLAARNIAFIFLSANSDAATLKLAKESCPYGFLLKPFRQKEVLVMMDVAFYLHQQKQEQSLTAPRRQPARTKPGYENILGESAAMKSVFSQLEIVSQTDTSVLILGESGTGKELIANAIHRLSKRSHKPFVIVNCGTLPANLIESQLFGHEKGAFTGAYEKQIGKFEQADGGTIFLDEVGELPVDLQVKFLRVLQEREIEPIGGKRKPIHVRVIAATNRNLEEEMAAGRFRMDLYYRLNIFPIHMPPLRERREDIIALAEHFVAQLAARERKHIEGLSDAAKESLLSYHWPGNIRELQNMMERSVLLCTSTLIPSIPLAATHSSRIKSSDTLKTFSENERDHILAVLEKTQWKIFGPGGAAELLELNGSTLQSKMKKLGIEKRITQK
- a CDS encoding sensor histidine kinase, which gives rise to MGKRLMILLLGISCFFTSNAQMSGLASGTPALLQQIPRLSTDTARITALLKAADYYLFKADIIGQDDSAQHYLEQARLLNFAHHIPYAENHIQLLKTFINGNSGTLSPTTYQAHIARFQQTGDKANERLAWQLLGESIRNQQMDSLELSAYTHARLLAQQQGDKEQELHSRASIAQMYLDAHKGDTAQILLQKIITEATPYPGPLTNAYDHLATYFLNSGKIDSALFYSLRSEHIKVSTGDTTYITNSYNLLCRIYYVLKEHEQAIIWNRKALNHCLWTKKYGIVMPILSSIVADMLELKKAPAALRMMDSIVPHIPITTAEDKRLYHKTYGKIYFTLGNYKQAETQYYQAIHYGIAEGLKYSTDAKGSDYRALGIIYYHTGQYARSHLYLDSALQTWQPSGRQDFLLQIHKDLCQTDSALGDFRSAMLHLRSANEISLILYDKDRDKTIEQLNFQYKTEEREKDVQLLQKEQLLDHQQLSSARTIRNWIIAASLLLMLLAILLYRQSRHRRNTNAVITQKNALLEKLLEEKKWLLKEVHHRVKNNLHTIVSLLESQAAFLDKEALQAVEKSQHRVYAMSLVHQKLYRQDELRTIDMSVYMREFVQYLAESFGNPSHIHFSTHTENIALDVTRAIAVGMITNEAVTNAMKYAFPDHTRGEINVTLVQKAQTIILTIADNGIGMMLQGSNAEINSLGMELMKGFARDLDGSIQFDNRLGTVITLSFQAEDAAIAAPLPKMDIDKM
- a CDS encoding nuclear transport factor 2 family protein encodes the protein MSTPSQLLQDYLRFVSEGKAQQAFELFAEDGAIELPYLNSIGAPHRWAGKETLQAFFKGFPASFPNFHFKDIVIHIETDTQAFGEYHAEATRNGQPYQQHYMGRLVAENGKIKLLREALDMSQVINTAPKAK